Proteins encoded in a region of the Pseudomonas denitrificans (nom. rej.) genome:
- a CDS encoding flavin reductase family protein, with product MLSFDFQQLSAREKYKILIGSVVPRPIALVTTIDAEGRVNAAPFSFFNALSADPPILALGVENYSDLSPKDTTLNIRQNQEFTVNIVSDALVEAMNVCAVPFEPGFDELVAAGLTAIPGTRVGCPRIGEAPVALECRRMMALSIGQSREIILGEVLMAHVRDDLIDPATLYIDQLGLDAIGRMGGHGYARTREYFDLPTRSLKQWMETPGAGGRLWGGAEELA from the coding sequence ATGCTCAGCTTCGACTTCCAGCAGCTCTCCGCCCGCGAGAAATACAAGATCCTCATTGGCAGTGTGGTACCCCGGCCCATCGCCCTGGTCACCACCATCGACGCCGAGGGGCGCGTGAACGCGGCGCCCTTCAGCTTCTTCAACGCCCTCTCTGCCGACCCGCCGATCCTCGCCCTGGGCGTGGAGAACTACAGCGATCTGAGTCCCAAGGACACCACGCTGAACATCCGGCAGAACCAGGAGTTCACCGTGAACATCGTCTCCGACGCGCTGGTGGAAGCCATGAACGTCTGCGCCGTGCCCTTCGAGCCGGGCTTCGACGAGTTGGTCGCCGCCGGACTCACCGCCATCCCCGGAACCCGTGTCGGCTGCCCGCGCATCGGCGAGGCGCCGGTGGCGCTGGAGTGTCGGCGGATGATGGCGCTGTCCATCGGCCAGTCACGGGAAATCATCCTCGGCGAAGTGCTGATGGCCCACGTGCGGGACGACCTGATCGACCCGGCGACGCTCTACATCGACCAGCTCGGCCTCGACGCCATTGGGCGCATGGGCGGACATGGTTATGCACGCACGAGGGAGTACTTCGACCTGCCGACGCGGTCGTTGAAGCAGTGGATGGAAACGCCCGGCGCAGGGGGGCGCCTCTGGGGTGGAGCAGAGGAGTTGGCCTGA
- the rfbB gene encoding dTDP-glucose 4,6-dehydratase, with protein sequence MTILVTGGAGFIGANFVLDWVAQSDETVINLDKLTYAGNLENLASLDGDDRHVFVRGDIADGELLQALLGKYRPRAVVNFAAESHVDRSIHGPEDFIQTNIVGTFRLLEAIRAYWNGLEGSEKEKFRFLHVSTDEVYGSLTSDAPAFTEEHQYEPNSPYSASKAASDHLVRAYHHTYGLPVLTTNCSNNYGPYHFPEKLIPLMIVNALAGKALPVYGDGQQIRDWLYVKDHCSAIRRVLEAGTLGEVYNVGGWNEKPNLEIVNRVCALLDELRPRADGKGYGEQISYVADRPGHDRRYAIDARKLERELGWKPAETFETGIRKTVEWYLANQGWVESVQSGNYREWLERNYAGRSS encoded by the coding sequence ATGACAATTCTGGTAACTGGTGGCGCCGGTTTCATCGGCGCCAACTTCGTGCTCGACTGGGTTGCCCAGTCGGATGAAACCGTCATCAATCTGGACAAGCTGACTTACGCCGGCAATCTGGAAAACCTTGCCAGCCTGGACGGTGATGACAGGCACGTTTTCGTGCGCGGCGACATTGCCGACGGCGAGCTGCTGCAGGCATTGCTGGGCAAGTATCGTCCGCGGGCGGTCGTCAATTTCGCGGCTGAGTCGCATGTCGATCGTTCCATCCATGGCCCGGAAGATTTCATCCAGACCAATATTGTTGGGACATTCCGCCTGCTCGAGGCGATACGTGCCTATTGGAATGGATTGGAAGGCAGTGAGAAGGAAAAGTTCCGCTTCCTGCATGTTTCGACCGATGAAGTGTACGGATCGTTGACCAGCGACGCCCCGGCCTTCACTGAAGAACACCAGTACGAGCCGAACAGCCCGTACTCGGCGAGCAAGGCAGCGAGCGATCATCTGGTCCGGGCCTATCACCACACGTACGGCCTGCCGGTGCTCACCACCAATTGCTCGAACAACTACGGCCCCTATCACTTCCCGGAAAAACTCATCCCGCTGATGATCGTCAATGCCCTGGCAGGCAAGGCACTGCCGGTGTATGGCGATGGTCAGCAGATTCGTGACTGGCTGTACGTGAAGGACCATTGCAGCGCCATCCGCCGAGTGCTCGAGGCGGGCACTCTGGGCGAGGTCTACAACGTTGGCGGCTGGAATGAAAAGCCCAACCTGGAGATCGTCAACCGCGTCTGCGCCCTGCTCGATGAGCTGCGCCCGCGAGCCGATGGCAAGGGCTATGGCGAGCAGATCAGCTATGTCGCCGACCGCCCCGGCCATGACCGTCGCTACGCAATCGACGCTCGCAAGCTTGAGCGCGAACTGGGCTGGAAACCGGCCGAAACCTTTGAAACCGGTATTCGCAAGACGGTCGAGTGGTATCTGGCGAACCAGGGCTGGGTCGAAAGCGTACAGTCCGGCAACTACCGCGAATGGCTGGAGAGGAACTACGCGGGGCGCAGTTCGTGA
- the rfbC gene encoding dTDP-4-dehydrorhamnose 3,5-epimerase: MKASKMAIPDVVLFEPRVFGDERGFFFESFNQKVFDEVVGRPVTFVQDNHSRSIKGVLRGLHYQVQQSQGKLVRVVLGEVFDVAVDIRRGSPTFGQWVGVHLSAENKHQLWVPEGFAHGFVVLSETAEFLYKTTDYYAPAHERCIAWNDPQIGIEWPLEGEPQLSVKDSAGASLAHAEVFK, encoded by the coding sequence ATGAAAGCGAGCAAGATGGCCATCCCGGACGTGGTGCTGTTCGAGCCCCGGGTGTTTGGCGACGAGCGCGGCTTCTTCTTCGAGAGCTTCAACCAGAAGGTCTTCGACGAGGTGGTCGGACGCCCTGTGACTTTCGTTCAGGACAATCACTCGCGGTCGATCAAAGGCGTGCTCCGCGGCCTCCATTATCAGGTGCAGCAGTCCCAGGGCAAGCTGGTACGAGTGGTCCTGGGCGAGGTATTCGACGTGGCCGTGGATATCCGCCGCGGCTCGCCGACTTTCGGCCAGTGGGTCGGTGTGCACCTGTCTGCCGAGAACAAGCATCAGCTGTGGGTGCCGGAAGGTTTCGCCCATGGATTCGTTGTTCTCTCCGAGACCGCGGAGTTCCTTTACAAGACCACCGACTACTACGCCCCCGCGCATGAGCGCTGCATTGCCTGGAACGACCCGCAGATTGGTATCGAGTGGCCGTTAGAGGGGGAGCCGCAGTTGTCGGTTAAGGACAGTGCCGGTGCCAGTCTGGCACATGCCGAAGTTTTCAAATGA
- a CDS encoding glycosyltransferase: MALLLQPPGVDMLCNQAFSRDFSLPGAPFVAILMCAHNGAEFFARQFDSFEQLVYRHWSLHVSDDGPEDGTHEVLQAYAERWGARRLRVVGGPRAGLARNFLSLTCRADIEADYFTWSDQDDIWSAEKLQVAVDWLRGIPAEVPAVYCGRTQIIGEAETPLGVSANFSLPPHFKNPLVQSIGGGNAMVFNRAAWALIAQAGAELKVPSHDWWCYQLITGAGGVVHYDPQPHVFYRQRDGSVIGANSDWCARLRRLAVVLQGRFYEWSAQNIRALESLSHRLSTDHHKTLKLFKAARKRRLPGRVACILKAGLHRQTLLGNLGLALATLLKKI, from the coding sequence GTGGCGTTGCTTCTCCAGCCTCCTGGCGTCGACATGCTGTGCAACCAGGCGTTTTCCCGAGACTTCAGTCTCCCGGGTGCTCCCTTTGTTGCCATCCTCATGTGCGCCCATAACGGTGCTGAATTCTTCGCCCGGCAATTCGATTCATTCGAACAGCTGGTCTACCGGCACTGGTCGCTGCATGTTTCCGACGATGGTCCGGAAGACGGCACGCACGAGGTGCTCCAGGCTTATGCCGAGCGGTGGGGCGCGCGCAGGCTGAGAGTGGTTGGCGGTCCGCGGGCAGGCTTGGCCCGTAACTTCCTATCGCTGACGTGTCGAGCCGATATCGAGGCCGACTACTTCACCTGGTCCGATCAGGACGATATCTGGAGCGCCGAAAAGCTGCAGGTCGCCGTCGACTGGCTACGCGGCATTCCTGCCGAAGTCCCTGCGGTTTACTGCGGGCGCACCCAGATCATCGGTGAAGCGGAAACCCCTCTGGGGGTGTCGGCGAATTTCTCGTTGCCGCCGCATTTCAAGAATCCCCTGGTGCAGAGCATCGGGGGTGGCAACGCCATGGTGTTCAACCGGGCTGCGTGGGCGCTGATTGCGCAGGCCGGTGCCGAGTTGAAGGTGCCGTCCCACGACTGGTGGTGCTACCAGCTGATCACCGGTGCGGGAGGGGTCGTTCATTACGATCCGCAACCGCACGTGTTCTACCGCCAGCGCGATGGGAGCGTGATAGGTGCCAACTCCGATTGGTGCGCTCGCCTCCGGCGTCTGGCCGTTGTTCTCCAGGGGCGCTTCTACGAGTGGAGTGCCCAGAACATTCGTGCTCTCGAGTCGCTGAGTCATCGCTTGAGCACGGACCATCACAAGACCCTCAAGCTTTTCAAGGCGGCACGCAAGCGACGACTGCCCGGCCGGGTTGCTTGCATCCTCAAGGCTGGACTGCACCGGCAGACCCTCTTAGGGAATCTTGGACTGGCTCTCGCGACACTACTGAAAAAGATCTGA
- the rfbD gene encoding dTDP-4-dehydrorhamnose reductase → MKILLLGRNGQVGWELQRSLAPLGELLALDSRSTDYCGDLADLDGLAATLERFAPDVIVNAAAYTAVDKAESEPEQARRVNAQALGVMAEAAARHGALLVHYSTDYVFPGHGQTPWREVDDVGPLNVYGQSKLAGEQAIQASGCRHLIFRTCWVYAARGNNFARTMLRLARERDSLGVIDDQFGAPTGADLIADVTAHAITAAVRSPELCGLYHLAAGGEISWCGYARFVLEQATAAGVELSVSAQAIGALTTDAYPLPAKRPANSRLNTEKLQKAFLLNLPHWQHGVARMLTEIIEK, encoded by the coding sequence GTGAAGATTCTCCTGCTGGGTAGGAACGGCCAGGTGGGTTGGGAGCTGCAGCGCAGCCTGGCCCCCCTGGGCGAGTTGCTGGCGCTGGATTCCCGCAGTACCGACTATTGTGGCGATCTGGCTGACCTCGACGGGCTGGCCGCGACGCTGGAGCGCTTTGCGCCGGACGTGATCGTCAATGCCGCGGCGTACACCGCGGTGGACAAGGCCGAGTCGGAGCCGGAACAGGCACGGCGAGTGAATGCCCAGGCGCTGGGCGTGATGGCCGAGGCCGCGGCACGCCACGGTGCGCTGCTGGTGCATTACTCGACCGACTACGTGTTCCCCGGCCACGGCCAGACGCCCTGGCGTGAGGTCGACGATGTCGGCCCCCTGAACGTCTACGGCCAGAGCAAGTTGGCCGGCGAGCAGGCGATCCAGGCCTCTGGCTGTCGGCACCTGATCTTTCGCACCTGCTGGGTCTATGCCGCGCGCGGCAACAATTTCGCCAGGACCATGCTGCGCCTGGCGCGAGAGCGCGACAGTCTGGGCGTGATCGATGATCAGTTCGGAGCACCCACCGGTGCGGACCTGATCGCCGATGTCACCGCTCACGCCATCACGGCGGCCGTGCGTTCGCCCGAGCTGTGCGGCCTCTACCACCTGGCAGCTGGCGGCGAAATCAGTTGGTGTGGGTATGCCCGTTTTGTCCTTGAGCAGGCCACCGCGGCCGGCGTCGAGTTGAGCGTGTCGGCCCAGGCCATCGGAGCGCTGACGACGGATGCCTACCCGTTGCCCGCCAAGCGCCCTGCGAATTCCCGCCTGAATACCGAAAAGCTGCAGAAGGCCTTCCTGCTGAATCTCCCCCATTGGCAACATGGGGTAGCACGGATGCTGACGGAAATTATCGAGAAGTAA
- a CDS encoding amidohydrolase family protein, translating to MSTPRIGLKASFVVGFDGAQHVLWRHGEVVFESGRIVFVGRGFPGDVSQWIDYGHALIGPGFIDLDALGDLDSTVLTLDNGAEWNMGRVWSEDYLRAGPSECYSPDEELFKYRYAFTQLIRNGITTAMPITSMYYRRWAEHYDEFAGVAALSGELGLRTYLGPCYMSGMTYARADGSPAQHWDEAAGLAGLKEAERFFHDFDGAHHGLVRGALLPDRIETCTPALLERTAAVQRELSAPLRLHCCQSRYEVELVRRLRDTSSLQWLDGYGLLNPRSVLPHGILHSGEHELQRLADTGASLVHCPVVFAREGDALDSFGAYRARGINLAMGTDTFPADMLDNLRQGLNIARVKEGDAEHTRMLDLYNAATLGGAQALGRDDLGRLAVGARADITVFRLGDFHQGPFFDPLKNLFTAGRGDDCIASFIDGRSVMQGGQVIGVDYADLQRRADALFQKQMQHHADRAFGNPPWRTLFRSAIPFADSYSAAAPLLDAHAPTAP from the coding sequence GTGAGCACGCCACGCATCGGCCTGAAAGCCAGCTTCGTGGTCGGCTTCGACGGCGCGCAGCACGTGCTGTGGCGCCACGGCGAAGTGGTGTTCGAGAGCGGCAGGATCGTCTTCGTTGGCCGTGGCTTTCCCGGCGACGTCAGCCAGTGGATCGACTACGGTCACGCGCTGATCGGCCCCGGCTTCATCGACCTCGATGCCCTCGGCGACCTCGACTCCACCGTGCTCACCCTGGACAACGGCGCCGAGTGGAACATGGGCCGCGTGTGGTCCGAAGACTACCTGCGTGCCGGGCCGAGCGAGTGCTACAGCCCGGACGAGGAACTGTTCAAGTACCGCTACGCCTTCACCCAGCTGATCCGCAACGGCATCACCACCGCCATGCCGATCACCTCGATGTACTACCGGCGCTGGGCCGAGCACTACGACGAATTCGCCGGGGTCGCCGCGCTGTCCGGCGAGCTCGGCCTGCGCACCTACCTCGGCCCCTGCTACATGAGCGGCATGACCTATGCCCGCGCCGACGGCAGCCCTGCGCAGCACTGGGACGAAGCTGCCGGTCTCGCCGGACTGAAGGAAGCCGAGCGCTTCTTCCATGACTTCGACGGCGCCCACCACGGCCTGGTGCGCGGTGCGCTGCTGCCGGACCGCATCGAAACCTGTACGCCTGCGCTGCTGGAGCGCACCGCCGCTGTACAGCGCGAACTGAGCGCGCCGCTGCGCCTGCACTGCTGCCAGTCGCGCTACGAGGTGGAGCTGGTGCGTCGCCTGCGCGACACGTCCTCGCTGCAGTGGCTCGACGGCTACGGCCTGCTCAACCCGCGCAGCGTGCTGCCCCACGGTATCCTGCACAGCGGCGAGCATGAGTTGCAGCGCCTCGCGGATACCGGCGCGAGCCTGGTGCATTGCCCGGTGGTGTTCGCCCGCGAAGGCGACGCGCTGGATTCCTTCGGCGCTTACCGCGCACGCGGTATCAACCTCGCCATGGGCACCGACACCTTCCCGGCGGACATGCTCGACAACCTGCGCCAGGGCCTGAACATCGCGCGGGTGAAGGAGGGCGACGCCGAACACACGCGCATGCTCGATCTCTATAACGCCGCCACCCTCGGCGGCGCCCAGGCGCTGGGCCGCGACGACCTCGGCCGTCTCGCCGTCGGCGCCCGGGCAGACATCACGGTGTTCCGCCTTGGCGACTTCCATCAGGGCCCATTCTTCGATCCGCTGAAGAACCTGTTCACCGCCGGCCGCGGCGATGACTGCATCGCCAGCTTCATCGACGGTCGCAGCGTGATGCAGGGCGGCCAGGTGATCGGTGTCGATTACGCCGACCTGCAACGCCGCGCCGACGCGCTGTTCCAGAAACAGATGCAGCACCACGCCGACCGCGCTTTCGGCAACCCGCCATGGCGCACGCTGTTCCGTTCCGCGATTCCCTTTGCCGACTCGTACAGCGCCGCCGCACCGCTACTCGACGCGCACGCACCAACGGCCCCGTGA